Below is a genomic region from Candidatus Hydrogenedens sp..
TCACTTGCAAGATAAACAATATAAGTTTCCAGTGGATATTTATTACTCATATTTTCAGGTTGATTATGATTTGTCATAGGAGCATACAAGGTTTCCGGCAGGTTCCATTTTTGTGCTAACCAGGCATTTACATCACAATATGTGAGAGAAAGATTTTCTTTTTCCACTTTGTATAAGGGGGTCTGATTATCCTTCCCTTTTTTTGTTACTATCTTGTATTCTTCTTTTAATGTAAGTGCTAAACAATATTTACCAATATCATGCAGTAATCCTGCAGTAAAAAGCGTTTCGGGAACTATTTCCGTTTTAAGTTTTATGGATAATATTTGTGCTGTTTTTCCTGCACCTAAAGAATGAATCCAAAAATCTTCGGGGTCCAGTGATAATTGCTTTTTAGCAGAGAACAAATCTAATATTGTGGTACTTAATGCTAACATACGAACAGTTTCAAAACCTAAAACTACAATAGCCCTTTTTAAGTTATCAACTTTAAAACGAAGCCAATAAAATGCTGAATTTGCTAATTTTAATACTCTTGCGGACATTGCTGGGTCATTTTCCATTATTTTCGTCAAATCCCCTGCGGAACTATTATCATCGTTAATAGCATCAATTAATTTAGTCATTACCACAGGTAGGGTAGGCAAATCCTCACTCATTTCGAGTTTCTTATATATATCTTCCATTATCTTCTCCATAGCTTACATATTTATTTAAGTTATAATAAATATTTTACAACAAACAGATATGTGAATTACATATTTTATTAATTTCTATTCTATTCGTTTTTATAAAATCTCTGTTAATATTTTCTTCCACAGTTATTTTTGCTTTTTTTAAATTCATAATAAGTATATCATATATATATTCTTTTAATTCATTAAATTTGATACCTTTTTTGTCTTGTTGCTCTATTGTGATTAATAAAATACGGTAATCATTCCAGTTTCCCAAAAAATTTTGAATTTCTTTCATAATATTTAGCCATTTGTTTAAGGGATTTTTATAAATTTCTTTATATATTTCGAACAAATATCTTGTTTTTTTTAATATAATACGAAACTGGTGTATTTCTTCATTCAAAGGATTGTTTATTTTTTTTATATACTTATATTCATTATTAACATTATTTATTGCTAATAAAATTCTATCCCTTCCATACTTGTATATACAATGTCTCGTAAAAAATTGGATTTGAAAATCTGAGAAACACTTATCATCCCTTTTTTCTAATATTTGTTTTGCAAGAAAGCAGTTTTTCTCCTCCTTTTT
It encodes:
- a CDS encoding HDOD domain-containing protein, encoding MEDIYKKLEMSEDLPTLPVVMTKLIDAINDDNSSAGDLTKIMENDPAMSARVLKLANSAFYWLRFKVDNLKRAIVVLGFETVRMLALSTTILDLFSAKKQLSLDPEDFWIHSLGAGKTAQILSIKLKTEIVPETLFTAGLLHDIGKYCLALTLKEEYKIVTKKGKDNQTPLYKVEKENLSLTYCDVNAWLAQKWNLPETLYAPMTNHNQPENMSNKYPLETYIVYLASEISRAENFGMAGDYNKVNIKFLTSIFPQIKESTIKETREEIKEYISDARKF
- a CDS encoding CHAD domain-containing protein, which produces MRQEGEVKYCNISKDIFLKHIEHNYKFIKEKLPLLEKLDPDAIHDIRVTSRRNRALFTEYKHFLPKEIKKRYVSENKKITKLLGKRRELDVLYQLIISIKNDKPQVLSDFAYEYLLNSIDKIRKKEEKNCFLAKQILEKRDDKCFSDFQIQFFTRHCIYKYGRDRILLAINNVNNEYKYIKKINNPLNEEIHQFRIILKKTRYLFEIYKEIYKNPLNKWLNIMKEIQNFLGNWNDYRILLITIEQQDKKGIKFNELKEYIYDILIMNLKKAKITVEENINRDFIKTNRIEINKICNSHICLL